The window AATAGAGATATCTGCCACAGAGGGAAAAAAAATTCTTATCCTGACTTTGGGAGCCATATACCTTTTTCTATTAGCAGATTTTAGAAGCCTGAAATATGCCACTGCCGCCATTCTTCCCATGGTTTTTTCTATCCTAGGAACTCTGGGGGTAATGGGGTGGACGGGGTTTAAATTTGACATGGTTAACATAATAGGAATACCGCTAATAATAGGTATAGGGGTGGACGACGGAGTCCATATAATACACAGATACCTTGTGGATAAAAATATATTTGTGGCACTAAAAAGCACCGGAAAGGCTGTAACTCTCACAACGATTACAACAATAGCGGCTTTCGGAACTCTGATGCTGGCAAAGTATAGGGGCTTTGTTCACTTTGGAATACTTCTGACTATAGGGGTTGTATTTGCCTATCTTCTAACTGTAAGCCTCCTTGTGAGTCTTATCTCCCTAGTGGACAGAATAGAAAAAAATTCGGAAGGTGATAAATTATGAAAAAAATATCGGTGATTTTTTTTATCTTGATTAATATATATGTTTTTTCAAAGGATGCCTCGGAGATACTGCAAAAGATGGAGGATGCCCAAAACTATACAACTTTAAAGGGAGAGTATCTTATGACTATAGAAAACAGAGGTAAAAAAATAACCTTGGGATTTGAAGAATATTATAAAAAATCCCAAGAAGACCTTCAGCTTATGAGATTCACCTCTCCACCTAGAATAGAAGATACTGCAATTCTAATAAAGGGTGAAAATATATGGTACTATAACAAGAGAAGCAACAGGGTGAGGCTACTCTCAAAAAATGCGAAAAAAGGTAGTATGATGGGGTCTAGTTTTAGCTACGATGATCTCAATATAGATTATGTAGATGATTTTACAGGTGAGGTAATAGAGGAAACAGAGGATTATTATATGCTGAAGGTATATCCTGTGGATAAAGATAGAAGCTATAAATATATACTGGCAAAAGTTAGAAAAGATAATTTTATAGAAGAGAGTCTAGAATATTATGACAACAACGAGATAAGGTATAAGCTTATGACCACCCAGGATGTGAAACAGGTAAAAGAACGCTGGGTTCCTTTGAAATTAATCATGACAGATCTCATAAGTGGTAAGGTGACATATATAGAAACCAGAGAAGAAAGCCTGGATTTTGATTTTTATATTGAGGATTCCAAATTTTCCGAGAAAAACCTAAAAAAATAAGAGGTGGTTAAAATGAAGGCATTTGGATTTGTCCTTATCTTTTTAAGTGTCGCATGCACCGTGTTTTCTATGGATTTGGTTACAGAATTAAAATATCAGGGGTTTGATACTGAAAAAATAGACTTTGAAGATGAGGCACTAGGCAGAGTGACACTAAAGGATAATTCCAATGAAGATTATTCATTTTTTATCGAGTATATATTTGGCGATGGTACAGACAGAGTAGATGCTGGTCAGATTAAAATCATGAAAAACAATATGGATTTTGAAGTGGGGCGTAATAGAATAGGCTGGGGATCGGCTTACAACTTAAATCCAACAGATATATTTAATGATATCCCAGTTGGAAGTGCCTATGACCCCACCTATGTAAAAAGTGGAAGAGATAGCTTAATAGTCACACATTACACAGGAGACAGTTCTATTCAGGGTGTCTATGCCAGAAAAGATAATTCTGAGAAAGATGAGGATTACGGAATAAAGTATAGGACTAGCTTCTCAGAATATGAATTGGATGCATTGTATATACACAAAGGAGAGAGAAACACAACTTGGGGAGAAGAGGAAAAAGACGATATTATAGGGGGAGACATAAGTACTAGTATACCTGGGTTTGATTATGGAGTCTGGCTAGAGGCAGCCTATTATTTGGATAAAAGGGACCTGGTGTATATAGCGGGGATAGATAATTATTATGGAGAGAAATACCGAGTGATGTTCGAATATCTATATTACGGTCTTGGTGAAGACAGGGAAGAGGACTATAATGTCGGCAGGATATTGGCAGGACAGCCTGCAGGGAAAAGCTACCTCATGCCATCTCTTACCTATGAGTATTCAGAAAAAGTATCGGTGACAGGATATTTTTATATAAATACTGGGGATTATAGTTACCTTCTCGGAACGACAGTGACCTACCTCTATACCGACCATATAGATATCAATCTCATGCCATTTTATGCAGGTGGAAAAACAGGAAGCGAGTACGGGGTCCTTGGAGAAGGAGTCGGGAATATAGGGGTTAGTTTTGTGGTGAGATCGGTATTTTAAGTCTCAGTTTTTTGGACAAATTACTGAATTTATCTGAATATTAAAATCAAAAGATTTTGTCACGAATGGACACTAATAAAAGATAGGGAAATTAACACGAATAAGGACAAAAGCTTTTGGTCACAGAGAAAAGAAGAGAGTATCACGGAGGAGAGCGATATTAAAGTCAAAAGATTTTGTCACGAATGGGCACTAATAAAAGATAGGGAAATTAGCACGAATAAGGACAAAAGCTTTTGGTCACAGAGAAAAGAAGAGAGTATCACGGAGGAGAGCGATATTAAAGTCAAAAGATTTTATCACGAATGAACACCAATAAAAGATAGGGAAATTAACACGAATAATAACAAAATCTTTTGGTCACAGAGGACACTGAGAAAAAAATAAAGTTTCATAGAGAAGATTTTTTGAATTTTCAAGTCGCAGGGCTTATACAGGAAAGAGCCGCACTCAGCCGTCATACAGAATAAGTTAAGGCAGTTCAAGGAGCGATAGCGACTATGAAACACCTTATCCAGTGGATGAGCAGGGAACCGAGGACTGTAGCTCACAAAGGCGTCAAAAGAAATATATACTTACTAGACATTTGAAAATTCTTGAAGTTTTGGTTACTTTTCTTTCAAGAGAAAAGTAACGAATCCCGATAAATTCAATAATTTAAATTTACTTATTTTAAACATCAGCTTTAATAATTTGTTCTCTCTTATAAAAGTTTGAAGTTTTTAAAACTAATGAAAGAGAGGTTTAATTGAAAAAAATATGTAAAAGTGATAAAATAGAGTGTGAAATTTATAAAATATTTTATGGAAAAGTGGTTAATAACTTATGAATAAAATAAAAAAAGACAAGGTAAGCATATATCTCCAAGATGAGAAATACAGAGGACTTGTAGAAGTGATTCTACAGGGAGACTATAGGGTGATCAAAGTTTTGAAAAATGATCAGAGGAGCAGGGTAGAACTCATAGAGTATAAACAGGAAAAACTTGTTCTTAAAATCCCCCTTGAGAAAAACAGAAGACAGTGGCAACGCTTTTTGTCTGCATTTCGAGGAAGCTCATCTAAAAGAGAGTATGAAAACTGTGTTAAGATCCTGTCTAAGGGATTTTTGGGAGCGGAACCTGTCCTGGTCATAGATAAAAAAACCGGTCCCCTTGTCAAGGAGTCATATTTTGTGTCAAAGTTTATAGAGGGACATGAGGGGAAATTTCAGCATCTGAAAGAGATAGGAGAAGAGCTGAATAAAATCCATGATGCAGGGTACCTTCACGGGGATTCACAACTTGTAAATTTTATGGTTTCCAATGGAAAAATATACCTAATAGACTGTAAACTTAAAAAGAATAGATTTGGAAAGTTTGGGAGCAGGTATGAATTTATATATTTAGAGGAGAGCTGTCCTAAAAAAATAGATATATATAGAAAAGATGATCTATACTATAGAGGGGCTAAGCTTCTGAACAGCTACCTTCACTGGTGGGGAAGAACCAGGAAAAAACTAAAAGGCAAAGAATTGACAAAATGAGCAAAAGAGGAGAAAACGTTGAGGGTATTGGTAATAAGACTCAGTTCTATAGGGGATATAATCCTTACCACTCCTGTATTAAAGGAGTTTAAGAAAAAATATCCAGATGCAATAGTTGATTTTATGGTACTGGATAAATTTAAAGATGCTATAGAGGGGTGTCCCTATGTTGACAACCTTATTATTTTTAACAAAAAAGAGCACAGGGGAATAATGGGGCTCAAGAAATTTTCTGACAGCATAAAGGGTAACAAATACGACTATGTCTTTGATCTCCATTCCAAACTGAGGTCTGTGGCTATCTCTATTTTTATAGGCACTAAAACTTTGAGATACAGGAAAAGGGCACTCTGGAAGACCCTCCTTGTAAAAGCTAGGCTAATAAAATACAGTGCAGACGATACCATTGTAAAAAATTATTTTGGGGCACTTAAAGAGCTGGGGGTGGAATATAAGGGAGAAGACTTAAACTTTACCTTCTCTGAAAATGATCTAGAGGCAGTATCGAAGTATAGGGATTTTGTGGTTTTGGCTCCTGGTGCATCTAAGAACACTAAAAAGTGGACCACAGAGGGATTTGCAAACCTGGCAAGACTGCTGAGAGAAAAGTATGGTAAAAAAATAGTACTTATGGGTGGAGCCGGGGACAAGGCAATATGTGAAGAGATAAATGCCATAAGCCAGGAAAGCTGTGTGAACTTGGCTGGAAAGCTTTCTTTAAAAGAAAGTGGTGCTCTTTTGTCAGAGGCTGACTTTCTTGTTACCAATGATTCAGGGCCCTTTCATATCTCAAGAGGGGTAAAGAAAAAAGCCTTTGTGATCTTTGGGCCTACTGATCCAAAGATGTTTGAATATGATCAGTACGGGGTGCTAATATATAGAGATGAACCTTGTTCTCCATGTAGTCTTCACGGTGATAAAATCTGTCCAAAAGGACATTTTAACTGCATGAAACATCTGAAATCCGAGGATGTATTAAAAGTAATAGAAAAAAATATGGGATGGTGCTAACCGTCCATTTTTTTTAATGATAATTTTTAGAAAATTTAAAAGATAAAAAAGTATAATTTAGATAGAGGTGATTAAAAAGGAAAATTAGCTTTGAAGAATATAAATACTTTGTGAGAAAATTTAATTTTTTAAGTGCTGATATCTGGAATTTTTTATTTTTGAAAAAACTTAAAAAAGTCCGAAAAATGAAAAATAACGAATCAAATGCTTAAAATCCAGGTGAAAGACAAAGTTAATTCCCTGTAAGTGGGGATGGATGGATTTAGAGGGAAGAAGCTTATCTGTTATAATCTGATTAAGATGTAAAGAGTATAGGAAAATAAATATTGAATTGAATGAGGGGGATAGAATGGCAAAGACAAAAAAAGAGATAGCTGACAAAGATAAGGCATTAGAAGTGGCGATGAAACAGATACAAAAGGATTTTGGAGAAGGTTCAATAATGAAACTCGGGGCTAATACTCATATGAATGTAGAGACAATATCAACGGGAAGTATAGGTATAGATATGGCCCTCGGACTCGGGGGTGTACCTAGAGGAAGAGTGGTTGAGATATACGGGGCAGAGAGCTGCGGAAAGACAACTGTAGCACTTCATATAGTGGCAGAAGCACAAAAAAAAGGTGGTATAGCAGCATTTATAGATGCAGAACATGCTCTAGATCCGGCTTATGCAAGGGCTCTAGGTGTAGATGTAGACGAACTGCTCATATCACAGCCTGATAACGGAGAACAGGCCTTGGAAATAGGAGATATGCTTGTGAGATCTGGAGCTGTAGACGTAATAGTAGTAGACTCTGTGGCAGCTCTTGTACCAAAATCAGAGATAGAAGGAGAGATGGGAGACCAGCAAATGGGACTTCAGGCTAGGCTCATGTCCAAGGCTTTGAGAAAACTCACAGGAAGTCTAAATAAATCCAAAACAACAATGATATTCATAAATCAAATAAGGGAAAAAATCGGAGGATTTGGATTTGGACCTCAGACCACAACTACAGGTGGAAGAGCACTTAAATTTTACTCATCTGTAAGAATGGAGATAAAAAGAATAGGTAGTGTGAAACAGGGAGATAATGTAATAGGAAATGAGACCTCAGTTAAGATAACAAAGAATAAGATAGCTCCTCCTTTTAGAGAGGCGAAATTTCAGATCATGTACGGAAAGGGTATCTCAAGAGCCGGGGAGATACTAGATATGTCTATAGACAATGATATAGTTTCAAAATCAGGAGCATGGTTCAGTTATGGGGATGTAAGATTGGGACAGGGTAAGGAAAATGTAAAATTAAGACTAGAAGAGGAAAAGGACCTTCTAGGAAATATAGAAATGGATTTGAACAAAATTCTTTTTCCCGAAGTTCAAGTAAATGAAAAGGCAGAAGATGAAGATACTGAATCTCAAGAGAAATAAATTATACTTAGAGGATGATGAAATAATAGATGTAAGTCCTGATATAATTTATGAGATGGGACTCTCTAGAAAAGAAGAGCTGAGTATAGAGGAGTATAAAAGGGTGGTCTATCTGGCTGCCCTTTCAAAGTCCTACTATTTATTATCTAGAAGAGATCATACTTCTAAGGAGCTAGAGAAAAAACTACGAATGAAATTTCGGGAAAAAGAAATAATAAGAAGAGTAATTTCGGAGATAGAGGGAAAAGGGTATATAGACGACTATTCCTACGCAAGGTCCTTTATTGAAAAAAGCAAAGACGGAAGGAAAAAAATAGAATATGACCTGAGAGCAAGGGGGATAAAATCTGAGGTTATAAGAGAAGCCTTTGACGAGGAAGGTGATAAAGAAATTCCTAAGATAAAAAAGCTTTTGCATAAAATAAGTGGAAAGCCATATGATAAGAAAATAAACTATCTTTTGAGAAAGGGCTTTGACTATGAAAATATAAAAAAAGCTCTAGAGGACGAAGATGAAGAATAACTTTGTAAAAATAGTATTTTATGATAATATTACGAGAGTAATATTTTAATTGGGAGTGGTTTTATGTTGGGTTTGGTACTGGCTCTTGTTAGTGGGCTGAGTTTTTTTATTTATATGACAATATTTTATCTTCCTATAATAGTGTTTTCAGGGGAAGAAAAGTCGGCACGGCTTGCAAGGAGAGAATTTAAAAAGTTTGGAACCTGGGTTCTAGGAGCTATAGGGGCTAAGCTTGAGGTTATCTACGAAGATAAAGAGGCAGTAGAAAATCTCAAAGCAAAGGATGGAATAGTGGTGGTAGGAAACCATCAGAGTAATATGGATATTCCGGTACTGCTGGCAGGATTTCCTTTTGTTGTAGGATATGTAGCTAAAAAAGAGATGGAAAAATGGCCTTTTTTCGGAGTGTGGATGAAAAAATCTCAATGTGTATTTCTAGACAGAAGTAACCCGAGAGAGGGAATAAAAAGTATAAAAAAAGCTGTGGAGGTTATAAAGGCCGGTTATCCAATAGCAATCTTCCCCGAGGGAGAAAGATCGGAAACCGGAGAAATAGGGGATTTTAAAAAAGGCAGCTTTAAGCTGGCAACTGAGACAAAGGGAGTAATAGTACCTGTGACAATAAAGGGTACATATGAGATCCAAAGAAGAGGCAGTGTAGTAACTAAAATGGGTAAAAATGTAAAACTTATAATAGCAAAACCAATATATGTAAAGGATATGGAGACTGCTGAAGTAAAGAAGCTAGACAAAATAGTAAGGGATATAGTTGTGGAGAACTTTGAGAAATTTTAGTTCTCCATTTTTTTATTTCCAGGTCACATAAGTTACCGAAAAATAAAAAAAAGTGTATTAATATGTTCTTGAAAATAAAAAATGAAGATGTCGTAAAATTCTTTAGTAACTTGATAAAAAAACTTGAAAAAATTTTCATATTGTGTTATTCTGCAATAAAATGTAACTGTTACAAGAGAGAAAAGGTTTCAAACGAAAATAGGAAGTATAGGTTAACAAAATAAGTCTTTTAGAAGAGGCAAAATTAGGATTTTAATGAAAAAAAAACATTACTAAGATAATAAAAGAATGGACAAGTGGATAATGTGTCGTCAAATAGGACAGTGTAATAATGTTTGACATAGTTTAATACTTGTGATATACTTATTCCGAAATTGTTAATAAATTCTCTAAAATCTAAAACTTTAATTAACTTTAAAGAGATTGTGTCAAGTGTCGTTGAAAATTGTATTTTATAACTATAATATAAAAATCTAGGAGGAACTCAATATGTTCGAACAATGGCAAGGGTTTAAAGGGGATCTCTGGAAAAAAGAGATCAATGTAAGGGATTTTATCCAAAACAACTATACTCCGTATAGAGGGGACGAGAGCTTCTTAGTTGAGCCAACTGATGCTACTAAAAAACTATGGAATAAGCTTACAGAGATGTTTAAGGTGGAGCAGGAAAAAGGTGTCTATGACGCTGAGACAAAAGTTCCTTCTGCATTAGATGCATATGGCCCTGGATACATAGATAAAGATCTTGAGAAGATCGTAGGGGTACAAACTGATAAGCCACTAAAAAGAGGAATCTTTCCTAAAGGTGGAGTAAGACTAGTAGAGCAGGCTCTTGATGCTTACGGATATAAGATTGATGAATTTACAAAAGAAATCTTTACTAAATACAGAAAGCACCATAACCAAGGTGTATTTGATGTATATACTCCTGATATAAAGGCAGCTAGAAGTAACGGTCTAGTAACTGGACTTCCTGATGCTTACGGAAGAGGAAGAATAATCGGAGATTACAGAAGAATAGCTGTCTATGGAATGGACAGAATTATCGAAGATAAAAAATCTCAGCTTGAGATATTAAATGTAAGTGAAATGTCAGATGAAATAATCAGAAGAAGAGAAGAAATATCTGAGCAAGTAAGAGCTCTTCAAGCATTTGGAAAAATGTGTGCTTCTTACGGGTTTGACGTATCAAAGCCAGCTAAGACAGCTCAAGAAGCTATACAGTCTGTATATTTTGGGTACCTTGGGGCAGTAAAAGACCAAGATGGTGCTGCAATGTCTCTTGGAAGAACTGCAACATTCCTTGATATCTATATCAGCAGAGATATCGAAGCTGGAAGACTAACTGAAGAGGAAGCTCAAGAGTTTATTGACCACTTCATCATGAAGCTTAGAATAGTAAGATTCTTAAGGCCGCCTGCATATAACGAGTTATTCTCAGGAGATCCAGTATGGACAACTGAAGTTCTTGGTGGAGAAGGTACAGACGGAAGAACTCTTGTAAGTAAAACATCATTCAGATACCTAAATACATTATATAACCTAGGACCAGCACCAGAGCCAAATCTAACAGTTCTTTGGTCTGCAAAATCTCCACAAAACTGGAAAAATTTCTGTGCAAAAGTATCTATCGATACATCGGCACTTCAATATGAAAATGACGATCTTATGAGACCTCAATTCGGAGACGACTATGCAATAGCTTGTTGTGTATCTCCTATGAAAGTAGGAAAAGGGATGCAGTTCTTCGGGGCAAGAGTAAACCTTCCTAAAGCTCTCCTTTATGCAATAAACGGCGGAAAAGATGAGAAATCAGGAAAGCAGGTTGCACCTCACTTTGCACCGATAACTTCTGAATACCTTGACTTTGATGAGGTAATGGAAAGATATGAAGAAGTACTTAAGTGGCTTTCTGGAGTATATGTAAAAGCTCTAAATATCATCCACTATATGCATGATAAATATGCTTACGAAACATTTGAAATGGCTCTACATGATTTAGAGATCGAAAGAACTCAAGCTCACGGAATAGCAGGAGTTTCAATCGTAGCAGATTCACTTGCAGCTATCAAAAACGCAAAAGTAAAAGTAATAAGAGACCAATCAGGAATGGCTATTGACTTCGAAATCGAAGGAGACTATGTACCATATGGAAATAACTGTGACGAAACTGATCAATTTGCAGTTGACATCACTAAAAAATTCATGAACATGATAAGAACTCACAAAATGTATAGAGGAGCAAGACCTACTCAATCTATCCTTACTATAACTTCGAACGTTGTATATGGTAAGAAGACAGGAGCTACTCCTTGTGGAAGAAAAGCTGGTAAACCATTCGGACCAGGAGCAAACCCAATGAACGGAAGAGATAGAAAAGGAGCTATAGCAGCCCTTACTTCAGTAGCTAAGCTTCCATTTGAAGATGCAAACGATGGAATATCTTATACATTTGCAATCACACCTGCTACTCTTGGAAAAGAAAAAGAGGACAGATGTAATAACCTTATAAATCTTCTAGATGGATACTTTACTCCAACTGGTGGACATCACCTAAATGTCAATGTATTTGACAAGGCACTTCTTGAAGATGCAATGGAGCATCCTGA is drawn from uncultured Ilyobacter sp. and contains these coding sequences:
- a CDS encoding lipopolysaccharide core heptose(II) kinase RfaY encodes the protein MNKIKKDKVSIYLQDEKYRGLVEVILQGDYRVIKVLKNDQRSRVELIEYKQEKLVLKIPLEKNRRQWQRFLSAFRGSSSKREYENCVKILSKGFLGAEPVLVIDKKTGPLVKESYFVSKFIEGHEGKFQHLKEIGEELNKIHDAGYLHGDSQLVNFMVSNGKIYLIDCKLKKNRFGKFGSRYEFIYLEESCPKKIDIYRKDDLYYRGAKLLNSYLHWWGRTRKKLKGKELTK
- a CDS encoding outer membrane lipoprotein-sorting protein; amino-acid sequence: MKKISVIFFILINIYVFSKDASEILQKMEDAQNYTTLKGEYLMTIENRGKKITLGFEEYYKKSQEDLQLMRFTSPPRIEDTAILIKGENIWYYNKRSNRVRLLSKNAKKGSMMGSSFSYDDLNIDYVDDFTGEVIEETEDYYMLKVYPVDKDRSYKYILAKVRKDNFIEESLEYYDNNEIRYKLMTTQDVKQVKERWVPLKLIMTDLISGKVTYIETREESLDFDFYIEDSKFSEKNLKK
- the recA gene encoding recombinase RecA: MAKTKKEIADKDKALEVAMKQIQKDFGEGSIMKLGANTHMNVETISTGSIGIDMALGLGGVPRGRVVEIYGAESCGKTTVALHIVAEAQKKGGIAAFIDAEHALDPAYARALGVDVDELLISQPDNGEQALEIGDMLVRSGAVDVIVVDSVAALVPKSEIEGEMGDQQMGLQARLMSKALRKLTGSLNKSKTTMIFINQIREKIGGFGFGPQTTTTGGRALKFYSSVRMEIKRIGSVKQGDNVIGNETSVKITKNKIAPPFREAKFQIMYGKGISRAGEILDMSIDNDIVSKSGAWFSYGDVRLGQGKENVKLRLEEEKDLLGNIEMDLNKILFPEVQVNEKAEDEDTESQEK
- a CDS encoding RecX family transcriptional regulator, which encodes MKILNLKRNKLYLEDDEIIDVSPDIIYEMGLSRKEELSIEEYKRVVYLAALSKSYYLLSRRDHTSKELEKKLRMKFREKEIIRRVISEIEGKGYIDDYSYARSFIEKSKDGRKKIEYDLRARGIKSEVIREAFDEEGDKEIPKIKKLLHKISGKPYDKKINYLLRKGFDYENIKKALEDEDEE
- a CDS encoding glycosyltransferase family 9 protein, whose product is MRVLVIRLSSIGDIILTTPVLKEFKKKYPDAIVDFMVLDKFKDAIEGCPYVDNLIIFNKKEHRGIMGLKKFSDSIKGNKYDYVFDLHSKLRSVAISIFIGTKTLRYRKRALWKTLLVKARLIKYSADDTIVKNYFGALKELGVEYKGEDLNFTFSENDLEAVSKYRDFVVLAPGASKNTKKWTTEGFANLARLLREKYGKKIVLMGGAGDKAICEEINAISQESCVNLAGKLSLKESGALLSEADFLVTNDSGPFHISRGVKKKAFVIFGPTDPKMFEYDQYGVLIYRDEPCSPCSLHGDKICPKGHFNCMKHLKSEDVLKVIEKNMGWC
- a CDS encoding lysophospholipid acyltransferase family protein — its product is MLGLVLALVSGLSFFIYMTIFYLPIIVFSGEEKSARLARREFKKFGTWVLGAIGAKLEVIYEDKEAVENLKAKDGIVVVGNHQSNMDIPVLLAGFPFVVGYVAKKEMEKWPFFGVWMKKSQCVFLDRSNPREGIKSIKKAVEVIKAGYPIAIFPEGERSETGEIGDFKKGSFKLATETKGVIVPVTIKGTYEIQRRGSVVTKMGKNVKLIIAKPIYVKDMETAEVKKLDKIVRDIVVENFEKF
- the pflB gene encoding formate C-acetyltransferase → MFEQWQGFKGDLWKKEINVRDFIQNNYTPYRGDESFLVEPTDATKKLWNKLTEMFKVEQEKGVYDAETKVPSALDAYGPGYIDKDLEKIVGVQTDKPLKRGIFPKGGVRLVEQALDAYGYKIDEFTKEIFTKYRKHHNQGVFDVYTPDIKAARSNGLVTGLPDAYGRGRIIGDYRRIAVYGMDRIIEDKKSQLEILNVSEMSDEIIRRREEISEQVRALQAFGKMCASYGFDVSKPAKTAQEAIQSVYFGYLGAVKDQDGAAMSLGRTATFLDIYISRDIEAGRLTEEEAQEFIDHFIMKLRIVRFLRPPAYNELFSGDPVWTTEVLGGEGTDGRTLVSKTSFRYLNTLYNLGPAPEPNLTVLWSAKSPQNWKNFCAKVSIDTSALQYENDDLMRPQFGDDYAIACCVSPMKVGKGMQFFGARVNLPKALLYAINGGKDEKSGKQVAPHFAPITSEYLDFDEVMERYEEVLKWLSGVYVKALNIIHYMHDKYAYETFEMALHDLEIERTQAHGIAGVSIVADSLAAIKNAKVKVIRDQSGMAIDFEIEGDYVPYGNNCDETDQFAVDITKKFMNMIRTHKMYRGARPTQSILTITSNVVYGKKTGATPCGRKAGKPFGPGANPMNGRDRKGAIAALTSVAKLPFEDANDGISYTFAITPATLGKEKEDRCNNLINLLDGYFTPTGGHHLNVNVFDKALLEDAMEHPEKYPQLTIRVSGYAVNFTKLSREQQLDVLSRTINERI